The nucleotide sequence GCGGTTTGCGTTATGCCCGATCATTTTCACGCGATTCTGCAACCTTGCAGAATGGAAAACCGCGAATGGGCCAAGCTCGACAAAGTGATGTTCAGAATCAAGGGAGCGTCCGCCAGGTACGCGAATGGGATAATGGAAAGGACAGGCGCGCTTTGGGAGCGCGGATATTTCAACAGGATAATCAAAAAGGAAAACGATTACTCGACATCGATGAACTATCTGGTGATGAATCCGGTGAAGGCGGGATTGGCTCCCAGGCCGGAGGATTACGAGTTCACGTGGATCGTGGGGATGGAGAAATGAGGAGTTGGTGCATGTTTTTTTACGCGGCCTGAAGGCCGCGCTTCCTGGTGGGGGGGCATTGCGTGCGAACGCGGCATAAATGCCGCGGTTCATGGGTTTAAATTACTTTTCACGCGATTGCGGACAGTTAATCCGCGATGCTCGGATTGCGGTTCGTTCTCGTCCTCGCGAACAGCCCCACCATCAGCCACGGTAGCAGCGCGGAGAGGAAGAAGCCAAAGAGGATCAATCCCAAATCGAAATTAAGTCCGCTCGTAAACGCGTTGTCGAAGCATGGCGTCGGATTCGCGATGAGTATCCGCGACGGCTCTGCGAATAAGATATTCGACCCCATAACGAACGGCCCGATTGTTCCGAAAAGCGCAAGCGAGGACATAAGCGTATACAACATCGCTTCGAGCGGACGGCCGCGGCCGAGCAACCATGTCATTGCGAGAAGCGACAGAACCCCCATCAGAGGAATCGGAAACGCAAGCCAGCCGAGACCGGAACCGGATTCGACATACGGCCCAGTCCACCAGCTATCCTCTTTTTCGAAAAAAACCCGGCTGCGGCTCTTCGAATTGAAAGGCTCGATAACGTATTCGCTAAAAGGCGTCATCGGCATTGTCGAAACCGTGGAGGTTTCGCGCGTCCAAGATTTCCCGCTTTTCCTGACGATGGTCATATTTCCCCCATACGCCTTTACCGGAGCACCCTGTATCAGGAATATCGAGAGCAGAAGCGCGAACGCCGCGGCGATTCTCAATCTACGAGCAGATGGAAGAACTAGGAGCACAAGCGCAACCGCGCCGAGCGCGGCGACGGTCCACTGATTTACAAACATTCCCGGCTTCCATTCCCATAAAATCGGAAGCCAAAACTCGTCCAGGGTTCTTCCCGTAAGCGCGACGAATCCCGCCGCCACAAGAATCGTATGTATCAGTTTAAGTTGAATCAGCCTTGCCACAAGCACGCCCGCACCGCGCCGGAACGCGTGAACTAGCGTCAACCCGAATTGGATGAAAAACCCGGCCCGCCCAATAGCTGAAAGCAGCCACGCTGCGACATACAAATCAATCACGTAGCCGGAATCAAACGGAATCCGGCGTGAGTGATAGC is from bacterium and encodes:
- a CDS encoding transposase, yielding MEKSFHPHLTHIFEDGAVYFVTSSTVNRLPLPPPARKKILEVIIHPADGLYEIFAVCVMPDHFHAILQPCRMENREWAKLDKVMFRIKGASARYANGIMERTGALWERGYFNRIIKKENDYSTSMNYLVMNPVKAGLAPRPEDYEFTWIVGMEK